A region of Campylobacter armoricus DNA encodes the following proteins:
- a CDS encoding murein hydrolase activator EnvC family protein yields MKKYFLFFLISFSILFANEIAQKQKDIKENERIVKQLSKKLEDLASEILDNEKNLKKIASEISVLSSKTLKLESSAKVQIKSLEQLNTQNKDLLQNKNKIEGKIIDLIAKDFAYDLAIPKNYIESEDSIIALELVGALDKIFKEEFYQISKDYEDISKKIEEKQAQIAAINTNLKNYKDQIDELKNLRKKQEQEIIKQKTDKEIYTRKLSNLQAQQQELRKTLNKLKIIKEKEEEKIAQKKEDNKASSNIKQVGSSYQTSSVKSYSGAKTIAPLESYTVKQKFGNYVDPIYNIKIYNENVVLKSDVANAAVRNVLDGKVVFAKSTPTLKKVVIVENKNGIHTIYAHLDKIAPGVKVGRNIKKGYIIGRVESDLTFEVTQKNFHINPLEMIK; encoded by the coding sequence ATGAAAAAATACTTTTTGTTTTTTTTGATTTCTTTTTCTATTTTATTTGCAAATGAAATAGCACAAAAACAAAAAGATATTAAAGAAAATGAGCGTATAGTAAAACAACTTTCTAAAAAATTAGAAGATTTAGCAAGTGAAATTTTAGATAATGAAAAAAATCTTAAAAAAATTGCAAGTGAAATTAGTGTTTTAAGTTCTAAAACCTTAAAATTAGAAAGTTCTGCAAAAGTTCAAATTAAATCATTAGAACAATTAAATACACAAAATAAAGATCTTTTGCAAAATAAAAATAAAATTGAAGGAAAGATAATTGATTTAATAGCTAAAGATTTTGCTTATGATTTAGCTATTCCTAAAAATTATATAGAAAGTGAAGATAGTATTATTGCTTTAGAATTAGTTGGAGCGTTAGATAAAATTTTTAAGGAAGAATTTTATCAAATTTCTAAAGATTATGAAGATATAAGTAAAAAAATCGAAGAAAAACAAGCTCAAATAGCTGCAATCAATACAAATTTAAAAAACTATAAAGATCAAATTGATGAGTTAAAAAATCTTAGAAAAAAGCAAGAACAAGAAATCATAAAACAAAAAACTGATAAAGAAATTTACACTAGAAAACTCTCTAATCTACAAGCACAGCAACAAGAATTAAGAAAAACTCTAAATAAATTAAAAATTATAAAAGAAAAAGAAGAAGAAAAAATTGCACAGAAAAAAGAGGATAACAAAGCATCTAGTAATATTAAACAAGTAGGTTCAAGTTATCAAACAAGTAGTGTTAAAAGTTATAGTGGTGCTAAAACTATAGCTCCTTTAGAATCATATACAGTAAAGCAAAAATTTGGAAATTATGTCGATCCAATTTATAATATTAAAATTTATAATGAAAATGTTGTTTTAAAAAGTGATGTTGCTAATGCTGCTGTGAGGAATGTATTAGATGGCAAGGTAGTTTTTGCTAAATCAACTCCAACCTTGAAAAAAGTTGTAATTGTAGAAAATAAAAATGGAATTCACACTATTTATGCACATTTAGATAAAATTGCACCCGGGGTTAAAGTAGGTAGAAATATTAAAAAAGGATATATTATAGGTAGAGTTGAGAGTGATTTAACTTTTGAAGTAACACAAAAGAATTTTCATATAAATCCTTTAGAAATGATTAAGTAA
- the pyrH gene encoding UMP kinase produces the protein MSNKRKRVLVKFSGEALAGENGFGIENSILKYIASEIKSLVDEKVEVGIVIGGGNIIRGVSAARDGLIKRTSGDHMGMLATVINSIAMQEALESAGLDVRVQSAIQMEAFCETYIMRRAHRHLEKGRIVIFACGTGNPYFTTDTAATLRAIEIQAEMIIKATKVDGIYNKDPKKHNDAIMLNELSYERALHDNIKVMDDTAIALAKDNALPIVVCNMFKEGNLLKIIQGDMSLCSIVKN, from the coding sequence ATGAGTAATAAAAGAAAAAGAGTTTTGGTTAAATTTTCTGGGGAAGCTTTAGCTGGAGAAAATGGGTTTGGTATAGAAAATTCTATTTTAAAATATATAGCTTCTGAAATAAAAAGCTTAGTTGATGAAAAAGTTGAAGTAGGTATTGTTATAGGTGGTGGAAATATTATTAGAGGTGTTTCTGCTGCAAGAGATGGACTTATAAAAAGAACAAGTGGTGATCATATGGGTATGCTTGCTACGGTGATTAATTCTATAGCTATGCAAGAAGCATTAGAAAGTGCTGGGCTTGATGTAAGAGTTCAAAGTGCCATTCAAATGGAAGCATTTTGTGAAACTTATATAATGAGAAGAGCACATAGACATTTGGAAAAAGGACGCATAGTAATTTTTGCTTGCGGAACTGGTAATCCTTATTTTACAACCGATACTGCTGCAACTTTAAGAGCAATAGAAATTCAAGCAGAGATGATTATCAAAGCGACTAAGGTAGATGGAATTTATAATAAAGACCCAAAAAAACATAATGATGCTATTATGTTAAATGAATTAAGCTATGAAAGAGCTTTACATGATAATATAAAAGTTATGGATGATACTGCTATTGCTTTAGCAAAAGATAATGCTTTGCCTATAGTTGTATGCAATATGTTTAAAGAAGGAAATTTGTTAAAAATTATTCAAGGCGATATGAGTTTGTGCTCTATTGTTAAAAATTAA
- a CDS encoding ABC transporter permease: MKSFKNHLSLIFALMVMMFAFEFLIITNKTIEHYEKLLNKDYNIILVGKTHLDKKSIEDQVGYFQSLEILNPSEMIDRLKNDISAKNIEVLKATLPKFYTLKLSKLLSEDELKSLKDRLLKNPNITKVETFAKTHTKIYKLLVLVKFLLWFFLFIIILLSFVLLLKQMKIWLFEHTQRVEIMCLLGAPFWFRSFMLYKIVFIDCLIAFLLLVAFFTQVYDLEFIKLALQSVDISLPKISIFTYLFLIFLAMLCVCFACVNFVMFKVRK; encoded by the coding sequence ATGAAATCGTTTAAAAATCATCTTTCTTTAATATTTGCCTTAATGGTGATGATGTTTGCTTTTGAGTTTTTAATTATTACAAACAAAACTATAGAGCACTATGAAAAACTTTTAAATAAAGATTATAATATTATTTTGGTAGGAAAAACTCATTTGGATAAAAAAAGCATAGAAGATCAAGTGGGTTATTTTCAGTCTTTAGAAATTTTAAATCCTAGTGAAATGATAGATAGACTTAAAAATGATATATCAGCTAAAAATATAGAGGTTTTAAAAGCTACATTGCCAAAATTTTATACTTTAAAATTAAGCAAACTTTTATCAGAAGATGAATTAAAATCTTTAAAAGATAGGCTTTTGAAAAATCCAAATATCACTAAAGTTGAAACATTTGCTAAAACTCATACTAAAATTTACAAACTTTTAGTTTTGGTGAAATTTTTATTATGGTTTTTCTTGTTTATTATTATATTGCTTAGTTTTGTATTATTGCTTAAACAGATGAAAATATGGCTTTTTGAACATACTCAAAGAGTTGAAATTATGTGCTTGCTTGGAGCGCCATTTTGGTTTAGATCTTTTATGCTTTACAAAATTGTCTTTATTGATTGTTTGATAGCATTTTTATTATTAGTTGCATTTTTTACCCAAGTTTATGATCTTGAATTTATTAAATTAGCTTTGCAAAGTGTGGATATTAGCTTGCCTAAAATAAGTATATTTACATACTTATTTTTGATTTTCTTGGCAATGCTTTGTGTTTGTTTTGCATGCGTAAATTTTGTAATGTTCAAGGTTAGAAAATGA
- a CDS encoding FtsW/RodA/SpoVE family cell cycle protein produces the protein MIKLDRRILTHFDFVQPLLILPIIAISFILIYEANTRLAEKQFIYTLVGFAGFAFFFFLPLKRLIWFIPVLYWINIVLLLSVDVFGVERLGARRWLEIPFTHFTIQPSEIFKPSFILMLAYLIYQNPPPPNGYGLKQFLKLSFYILLPFLLIAGEPDLGTALVLLIVGFGTLFIIGVNYKIWLSIFLVIAIASPIIYNDFLKPYQKQRIHDFLAEEPSYHVKQSIIAIGSGGLSGKKADEATQTHFKFLPISTSDFIFAYLSERFGFIGAVIIILLYTLLIFHLLSLNYKLKDDYFTRVVTNCIALFIFIYVAVNISMTIGFAPVVGIPMPFFSHGGSSFATFMVFFGILQNLITFRYLAIEKAVKIKF, from the coding sequence TTGATAAAGCTTGATAGAAGAATTTTAACGCATTTTGATTTTGTTCAACCTCTTCTTATATTACCCATTATCGCCATATCATTTATTTTAATTTATGAAGCAAATACGCGTTTAGCAGAAAAACAATTTATCTATACTTTAGTAGGTTTTGCAGGATTTGCTTTTTTTTTCTTTTTGCCTTTAAAAAGGCTAATATGGTTTATACCTGTGTTATATTGGATCAATATAGTTTTACTTTTAAGCGTAGATGTTTTTGGAGTAGAAAGACTTGGTGCTAGAAGATGGCTTGAAATTCCTTTTACACATTTTACTATACAGCCTTCTGAAATTTTCAAACCATCTTTCATTTTAATGCTTGCTTATTTGATCTATCAAAATCCACCACCACCTAATGGTTATGGTTTAAAGCAGTTTTTAAAACTAAGTTTTTATATTTTGCTTCCATTTTTACTTATAGCAGGAGAGCCTGATTTGGGGACTGCTTTAGTACTTTTAATAGTAGGCTTTGGAACACTTTTTATCATAGGTGTAAATTATAAAATTTGGCTTAGTATTTTTCTAGTCATTGCTATAGCTTCACCTATTATTTATAATGATTTTTTAAAACCTTATCAAAAACAAAGAATTCATGACTTTTTAGCTGAAGAGCCAAGTTACCATGTAAAACAATCCATCATTGCTATAGGAAGCGGTGGTTTAAGTGGAAAAAAAGCAGATGAAGCTACTCAAACGCATTTTAAATTTTTACCTATTTCTACGAGTGATTTTATCTTTGCTTATTTATCTGAAAGGTTTGGTTTTATAGGTGCTGTTATTATTATACTACTTTATACTTTATTAATCTTTCATCTATTAAGTTTAAACTATAAGCTCAAAGATGATTATTTTACAAGAGTTGTAACAAATTGTATTGCTTTATTTATTTTTATATATGTAGCAGTAAATATCTCAATGACTATAGGTTTTGCCCCTGTTGTTGGCATACCTATGCCATTTTTTAGCCACGGAGGGAGTTCTTTTGCTACTTTTATGGTTTTTTTTGGAATTTTACAAAATTTAATAACTTTTAGATATTTAGCGATAGAAAAAGCAGTAAAAATAAAATTCTAA
- a CDS encoding cell division ATP-binding protein FtsE — MIEAKKLCLGYDELVIENASFSLKDNDFVFITGKSGSGKSTLLKSFYGDLEPLGGNLKVCDNDLVNISNTELLQLRQKIGIIFQDYRLVQEFNVEKNVMLPLMIKGYSKNVCKEQAAKLLKHVNLTFKADKKPAQLSGGEQQRVAMARALAHNPKLLLCDEPTGNLDEYSSDIIWTLLKSAREILGTCVVVVTHRIPTNLRLDYRRFNIENGRMNEIV, encoded by the coding sequence ATGATAGAAGCCAAAAAGCTTTGTCTTGGTTATGATGAACTTGTTATAGAAAATGCTAGTTTTTCTTTAAAAGACAATGATTTTGTTTTTATTACAGGTAAAAGCGGTAGTGGAAAATCAACTTTATTAAAATCTTTTTATGGAGATTTAGAGCCACTTGGTGGAAATTTAAAAGTTTGTGATAATGACTTGGTGAATATTTCTAATACTGAACTTTTACAACTTAGACAAAAAATAGGTATTATTTTTCAAGATTATCGTTTGGTTCAAGAATTTAACGTTGAGAAAAATGTAATGCTTCCTTTGATGATTAAGGGTTATAGCAAAAATGTATGTAAAGAGCAAGCTGCAAAACTTTTAAAACATGTAAATTTAACTTTTAAAGCAGATAAAAAGCCTGCACAACTTTCAGGTGGAGAACAACAACGCGTAGCTATGGCTAGAGCTTTAGCACATAATCCAAAATTACTTTTATGTGATGAGCCAACAGGTAATTTAGATGAATATTCTTCAGATATTATATGGACATTATTAAAATCAGCTAGAGAGATACTTGGAACTTGTGTTGTAGTTGTAACACATAGAATTCCTACTAATTTAAGACTTGATTATCGTCGCTTTAATATAGAAAATGGGAGAATGAATGAAATCGTTTAA
- a CDS encoding DNA-directed RNA polymerase subunit omega: protein MRVEQIAAKALKKMKNDRYKLALVVAKRAEELANGAEALVDLDKNKNKFTDIALYEIAEDKITLEGFIETSK, encoded by the coding sequence ATGAGAGTAGAACAAATAGCTGCAAAAGCTTTAAAAAAAATGAAAAATGATAGATATAAATTAGCTTTGGTAGTAGCAAAGAGAGCAGAAGAACTTGCAAATGGTGCTGAAGCTTTAGTTGATTTAGATAAAAATAAAAATAAATTTACTGATATTGCTTTATATGAAATTGCAGAAGATAAAATAACACTCGAGGGATTTATTGAAACTAGTAAATGA
- the trmB gene encoding tRNA (guanosine(46)-N7)-methyltransferase TrmB yields MPNFKCKILKEIQLPFQKDGVEFLWLAKGENVNLLFTRIKEENFFIQIKKDDRKQEWLIKGEKHTKPSQIGYLQKALLLFKENFTQDIICEAVALKHTRLIQKTPLIANDLKELLEQIQNKKQIYIEIGFGSGRHLLYQAKQNPNVLIIGIEIYTPALEQVAKLALSENLNNVLLIETDARLLLSVLESNLVDKIFLHFPVPWDKKPHRRVVGLNFANECARVLKDTGQFELRTDSYMYFSFTLETFLNFSHLKAEIAKNKNLEISSKYEDRWKRQEKDIYDLKISDFSESKRLDKNQKFAIENLKFDLEELDCIKKNFKNNVFKDDDFFLYTEKLYTTEKDIIIKVALGAFYKPEHVYIRLGKYNTIFVFEDPFKTKENLKAIEKLREILYSYSK; encoded by the coding sequence ATGCCAAATTTTAAGTGTAAAATTTTAAAAGAAATTCAACTTCCATTTCAAAAGGATGGAGTTGAATTTTTATGGCTTGCAAAAGGTGAGAATGTAAATTTACTTTTTACGCGTATAAAAGAAGAAAATTTTTTTATACAAATTAAAAAAGATGATAGAAAACAAGAATGGCTCATTAAGGGAGAAAAACATACCAAACCTTCACAAATTGGATATTTGCAAAAAGCTTTACTTTTATTTAAGGAAAATTTTACCCAAGATATAATTTGTGAAGCAGTTGCTCTAAAACATACAAGATTAATTCAAAAAACACCTTTGATTGCTAATGATTTAAAAGAGTTGCTAGAGCAAATCCAAAATAAAAAGCAAATTTATATAGAAATAGGTTTTGGAAGCGGTAGGCATTTGCTCTATCAAGCTAAGCAAAATCCTAATGTTTTAATCATCGGTATAGAAATTTATACTCCTGCATTAGAACAAGTAGCTAAGTTAGCTTTAAGTGAAAACTTAAATAATGTCTTATTGATAGAAACTGATGCAAGGTTGTTATTAAGTGTGCTTGAATCTAATTTAGTAGATAAAATTTTCTTACATTTTCCTGTTCCTTGGGATAAGAAGCCTCATCGTAGGGTAGTGGGACTAAATTTTGCAAATGAATGCGCTAGGGTTTTAAAAGACACTGGTCAGTTTGAGCTTAGAACAGATAGTTATATGTATTTTAGTTTTACTTTGGAAACTTTTTTAAATTTTTCGCATTTAAAAGCAGAAATTGCAAAAAATAAAAATTTGGAAATATCGAGTAAATATGAAGATCGATGGAAAAGACAAGAAAAAGATATATATGATTTAAAAATTAGTGATTTTAGTGAAAGTAAAAGACTGGATAAAAATCAAAAATTTGCTATAGAAAATTTGAAATTTGATTTGGAAGAATTAGATTGTATTAAAAAGAATTTTAAAAATAATGTTTTTAAAGATGATGATTTTTTCTTATATACTGAAAAGTTATATACTACAGAAAAAGATATTATCATTAAAGTAGCTCTTGGAGCTTTTTATAAGCCAGAGCATGTGTATATAAGATTAGGTAAATATAATACTATTTTTGTTTTTGAAGACCCTTTTAAAACAAAAGAAAATTTAAAAGCTATAGAAAAATTAAGAGAAATATTGTATTCTTATAGCAAATAA
- a CDS encoding fibronectin type III domain-containing protein: MKKLHWIILSSALAFSACSTTMSSPQIAQVNDTLPKISNIKSISDITSIAFEWEPLYDQNIAGYYIYRANAAGAPMELIAKIKNKFQTHYTDTNLEPNTRYYYSMKTFNELGQVSQDGVSIEAFTNRVIDPVPFVQAIVGLPNRVKLVWRPHPDLRVNSYIIERANMKDMKFKELTRVKNRLSAEYIDDSLKPDESFQYRIIALTYDGIKSTPSKIVESTTKALPPMVNNLQASKDAPRKIILTWDKIDYADFAYYKIYSSSTTFLPFSVIAKTSENTYEDAVKGVAEKRYYKVSMVDKDGLESPIANEPVEGITLGAPLAPSIILCAVEDDGIRVEWVDNDDRAKEYIVKRSGGGSSAVFKEIKSKQLKDITAVPGKVYSYEVIAIDANGIESKASDKFTAVK, encoded by the coding sequence ATGAAAAAACTTCATTGGATTATATTAAGTTCAGCTTTGGCTTTTAGTGCTTGTAGCACTACTATGAGTTCGCCACAAATTGCTCAAGTAAATGATACTTTACCAAAAATTTCAAATATCAAAAGCATAAGTGATATTACCAGTATAGCTTTTGAATGGGAACCTTTATACGATCAAAATATAGCAGGTTATTATATTTATAGAGCTAATGCAGCAGGTGCGCCAATGGAACTTATAGCAAAAATTAAAAACAAGTTTCAAACACATTACACTGATACAAATTTAGAGCCAAATACGAGATATTATTATTCTATGAAAACTTTTAACGAGCTTGGTCAAGTTTCTCAAGATGGTGTGAGCATAGAAGCTTTTACAAATAGAGTGATTGATCCAGTGCCTTTTGTTCAAGCTATTGTAGGTTTGCCAAATCGTGTAAAATTAGTTTGGAGACCACATCCTGATTTAAGAGTAAATTCATATATTATCGAACGCGCTAATATGAAAGATATGAAATTTAAAGAATTAACTAGGGTTAAAAATCGTTTAAGTGCCGAGTATATTGATGATTCATTAAAACCTGATGAGAGTTTTCAATATAGAATTATAGCTTTAACTTATGATGGTATTAAAAGCACTCCAAGCAAGATAGTAGAATCAACCACCAAAGCACTTCCTCCTATGGTAAATAACTTACAAGCAAGCAAAGATGCTCCAAGAAAAATCATCTTAACTTGGGATAAGATTGATTATGCTGATTTTGCTTATTATAAAATTTATTCAAGTTCAACTACTTTTTTACCTTTTAGTGTTATAGCCAAAACTTCTGAGAATACTTATGAAGATGCAGTAAAAGGTGTAGCTGAAAAGAGATATTATAAAGTAAGTATGGTTGATAAAGATGGCTTAGAAAGTCCTATAGCAAATGAGCCTGTAGAAGGTATAACCTTAGGAGCACCATTAGCACCTAGTATTATTTTATGTGCAGTTGAAGATGATGGCATTAGAGTAGAATGGGTTGATAATGATGATAGGGCTAAGGAATACATAGTAAAAAGAAGTGGTGGTGGAAGTAGTGCTGTGTTTAAGGAGATTAAATCTAAACAATTAAAAGATATTACAGCAGTTCCTGGAAAAGTGTATAGTTATGAGGTTATAGCTATTGATGCTAATGGTATTGAGTCAAAAGCTTCTGATAAATTTACAGCGGTGAAATAA
- a CDS encoding RluA family pseudouridine synthase: MLKISSLCEERLDIFLSDILKQSRSQIAKLVKENCVYINEKIENKNSKKIKQKDEISIFLPQIKKAKESYIPKFDIEILYEDDEILVLNKAPNVVVHGASSVKEATLVDWLLYKGYALSNLNGEHRAGLVHRLDKGTSGAIVIAKNNQSHQFLAKQLLDKSMGRIYFALSDLPLKNDKMSNEKAIMRCPSNRLKKITTNHLNSLAKSAKTDFINLLSAKNCSLIAAKLYTGRTHQIRVHLADFNRYILGDELYGYKGKIKYNRVMLHAYLIYFIHPRTKKLMFIKAPMFDDFYQILKENFTQGEIDEKTSLDYIKFSFGF; the protein is encoded by the coding sequence ATGCTAAAAATTTCATCACTTTGTGAAGAGCGATTGGATATTTTTTTATCAGATATACTCAAACAAAGCCGTTCGCAAATTGCTAAGTTGGTAAAAGAAAATTGTGTTTATATTAATGAAAAAATAGAAAATAAAAATTCAAAAAAAATAAAACAAAAAGATGAAATAAGTATTTTTTTACCTCAAATAAAAAAAGCAAAAGAAAGTTATATACCTAAATTTGATATAGAAATTTTATACGAAGATGATGAAATTTTAGTTTTAAATAAAGCACCCAATGTTGTAGTGCATGGTGCAAGTAGTGTAAAAGAAGCGACTTTGGTAGATTGGCTTTTATATAAAGGTTATGCTTTGTCAAATTTAAATGGAGAACATAGAGCAGGACTTGTACATAGACTTGATAAAGGGACAAGTGGAGCCATAGTAATAGCAAAAAATAACCAAAGCCATCAGTTTTTAGCAAAACAGCTTTTAGATAAAAGTATGGGGAGAATTTACTTCGCTTTAAGTGATTTACCTTTAAAAAATGATAAAATGAGTAATGAAAAAGCTATTATGCGTTGTCCTAGTAATAGATTAAAAAAAATAACTACAAATCACTTAAATTCTTTAGCAAAAAGCGCAAAAACAGATTTTATAAATTTATTAAGTGCTAAAAACTGCTCTTTAATAGCTGCTAAATTATATACAGGAAGAACTCATCAAATTAGAGTACATTTAGCTGATTTTAATCGTTATATTTTAGGTGATGAATTATATGGATATAAAGGAAAAATAAAGTATAATAGAGTAATGCTTCATGCGTATTTGATTTATTTTATTCATCCTAGGACTAAAAAACTTATGTTTATAAAAGCACCTATGTTTGATGATTTTTATCAAATTTTGAAAGAGAATTTTACACAAGGAGAAATAGATGAAAAAACTTCATTGGATTATATTAAGTTCAGCTTTGGCTTTTAG
- a CDS encoding RelA/SpoT family protein, whose translation MKLVNDELLLDKLIDDVKNCKDLNRAKEILFLVFPQSNILEKAVEFCIQKHNGQFRKSGEPYAVHPILVASFVAFLSPVKSMIIAALLHDVLEDTNCNEEELSMIFGEEVAKLVQGLTKIVSIREDHLTRSNSNEKLARSALTFRNMLLAGVEDVSVLVIKLCDRLHNMLTLNYLREDKQKRISEETLVVYAPIAHRLGISSIKNLLEDLSFKFLLPEEYMQIDNYINAKDQQIQLGFNEFISKIEMLFLENGFRQGSFIIHKRIKHNYSIYLKMQRKGVGLEEVLDLLGVRILVEKIYDCYLALGILHTHFNPLISRFKDYIALPKQNGYQTLHTTLFDAKNIIEAQIRTFDMHKTAEFGVAAHWKYKEGNIATPNLDWLADISMHAKEGNNVQDCDAIELYEYAKDSLYIEDIAVYSPKGEIFTLPRGATALDFAYEVHTKVGLHAKTAFVNRVRVPLLTVLKNGDIVSIETSNEEFFRCSWIDSVKTGKARASIRDFCKQKKKELNNKIAINLLSTVFNKDSITIEKWLEKENFSKKLRQIALDFNYFKDVIIALRKYMGQNQANKFEQNEQKFESIVIGSNYKITTINFDYCCRPKRGDEIIAFRHSTNATIHHKLCEQAMKMIEENKEMVFVSWNDSSIKSYKIIVSIENKKGSLADFLTTLAKMQINVLSINSADSEPVVANYFEVQVELPNNIDVENAKERLKTRYRILDFTSLNDAYNNH comes from the coding sequence TTGAAACTAGTAAATGATGAGTTGTTATTAGATAAGCTTATTGATGATGTAAAAAATTGCAAAGATTTAAATAGGGCTAAAGAAATTCTTTTTTTAGTTTTTCCACAATCTAATATTTTAGAAAAAGCAGTGGAATTTTGTATTCAAAAACATAATGGGCAATTTAGAAAAAGTGGCGAACCTTATGCGGTTCATCCTATATTAGTTGCTTCTTTTGTTGCTTTTTTAAGTCCAGTAAAATCTATGATTATAGCTGCTTTGTTACATGATGTTTTAGAGGATACAAATTGCAATGAAGAAGAGCTAAGTATGATTTTTGGTGAAGAAGTGGCAAAACTAGTTCAAGGTTTGACTAAAATTGTTAGTATTAGAGAAGATCATCTTACTCGCTCTAATTCAAATGAAAAGTTAGCAAGATCTGCTTTGACTTTTAGAAATATGCTTTTAGCTGGCGTTGAAGATGTGAGCGTACTTGTGATAAAGCTTTGTGATAGATTGCATAATATGCTTACATTAAATTATTTAAGAGAGGATAAACAAAAAAGAATTAGTGAAGAAACATTGGTGGTATATGCTCCTATAGCCCATAGACTTGGTATTTCAAGTATAAAAAATTTGCTTGAAGATTTAAGTTTTAAATTTTTACTACCTGAAGAATATATGCAAATTGATAATTATATTAACGCTAAAGATCAACAAATTCAACTCGGTTTTAATGAATTTATTTCTAAAATTGAAATGTTGTTTTTAGAAAATGGCTTTAGACAAGGTAGTTTTATTATTCATAAAAGAATTAAACATAATTATTCTATATATTTAAAAATGCAAAGAAAAGGTGTAGGTCTTGAAGAAGTTTTAGATCTTTTGGGTGTTAGAATTTTAGTGGAAAAGATTTATGATTGTTATTTGGCATTAGGAATTTTACATACACATTTTAATCCTTTAATTTCAAGATTTAAAGATTATATAGCTTTACCAAAGCAAAATGGTTATCAAACCTTACATACTACTCTTTTTGATGCTAAAAATATTATAGAGGCTCAAATTCGCACCTTTGATATGCATAAAACTGCTGAATTTGGTGTTGCTGCTCATTGGAAATACAAAGAAGGAAATATCGCTACTCCAAATTTAGATTGGCTTGCGGATATTTCTATGCATGCTAAAGAAGGAAATAATGTTCAAGATTGTGATGCAATAGAGCTTTATGAATATGCTAAGGATAGTTTATATATTGAAGATATAGCAGTATATTCTCCAAAGGGAGAAATTTTTACTCTACCTCGAGGAGCTACAGCTTTAGATTTTGCTTATGAAGTGCATACTAAAGTAGGACTTCACGCAAAAACGGCTTTTGTAAATCGTGTGAGAGTACCTCTTTTAACTGTGCTTAAAAATGGTGATATAGTTAGTATAGAAACTTCTAATGAAGAATTTTTTAGATGTTCGTGGATAGATAGTGTTAAAACAGGAAAAGCCAGGGCTAGCATAAGAGATTTTTGCAAACAAAAGAAAAAAGAGTTAAATAATAAAATTGCCATTAATCTACTTTCTACTGTATTTAATAAAGACTCAATTACAATAGAAAAATGGCTAGAAAAAGAAAATTTTAGTAAAAAACTTAGACAAATTGCTTTAGATTTTAATTATTTTAAAGATGTGATTATTGCTCTTAGAAAATATATGGGACAAAATCAAGCTAACAAATTTGAACAAAATGAGCAAAAATTTGAAAGTATTGTTATAGGATCTAACTATAAAATTACTACTATTAATTTTGATTATTGCTGTAGACCTAAAAGAGGAGATGAAATTATCGCTTTTAGGCATTCTACTAATGCCACAATACATCATAAACTTTGTGAACAAGCTATGAAAATGATTGAAGAAAATAAAGAAATGGTTTTTGTTTCTTGGAATGATAGCTCGATAAAAAGTTACAAAATTATTGTTTCTATTGAAAATAAAAAAGGTTCTTTAGCAGATTTTCTAACTACTTTAGCTAAAATGCAAATAAATGTCTTAAGTATTAATTCAGCTGATTCAGAGCCTGTGGTGGCAAATTATTTTGAAGTTCAAGTTGAATTGCCTAATAATATTGATGTTGAAAATGCCAAAGAAAGATTAAAAACTAGATATAGAATTTTAGATTTTACATCTTTAAATGATGCGTATAATAATCACTAA